The genome window GATCGATAATGTCCTCCATGCCAACGCCAATCATATTTTGGAATTTGGTCTTGAAATGACCAACCTTGGTACCCATTATGATGTAACCGTTTTTGATACAATTCCAATTTTAGATTTGGAATCTAACACCTTATTGACCAGTCTATACCTTGAAGACCGTTGGCAGGTTACACCATCCTTGACACTTGGGATTGGTTTACGGGCCACCTCCCAAACCGGATTGGATAGTTTATTAGTTATGGATCTGGCGACAGATTCTGTTTTTATCTCACCTCGATTATCATTCAATTGGAAAATTGGAGACAGGTTCTCTTTAAAAGGAGCTTGGGGGAATTATTTTCAATTCATTAATAATATAGTTTTGGAAGATGTACTCCAAGGTAATTCTAATTTCTGGCTCGTTTCCGATGATAATATTCCAGCGGGATCGGCTGAGCATCAAATCTTAGGGATGAAATATGAAACACGGAATTACCTGTTTGAAGTTGAGGGGTATCGGAAATTTTTAGATGGTCTTGTGGAATATACAAGGCGATTTCAAGAACTAGCTGATTATGGGAATTACTTTTTCTTTGGTGACGGTTATGCCGAAGGAGTAGAATTCCTTGCCCAGAAAAAATCTGGCGCATTTAATGGATGGCTCAGTTATACCTACGCCAATGTTAAATATGATTTTGGTGCTCTTGCGCCAGAACCATACCCTGCCAGCCATGATAAAACACACGAAGCAAAGATTGTCGGAACTTATAAATGGGGTCCATGGAACTTTGCTTCTACTTTTGTCTACTCCACAGGCACACCTTATACAACGCCACAAAGCAGGTATTATCTTCCACTCCTGAATGGCGATGAATTCATCTATATCCATGTAAGCGAAAAAAATGGTTATCGTCTCCCCGATTACCATCGCATGGATGTGAGCGTTTTTCGTCAAATGATTACGCCCGCTTTTAAATGGGATGTGGGCATTTCGGTATTCAATTTATATAACAGGAAAAATGTGAATTACCGGGAATATGATCTGGATGTGATACCCGTGGTTGTTTCTGATATGCTGTTATTGCCCATGACAATAACACTGTTCTTTAAAGTCACATTGAAATAGGTGGATAAAATGAATAATAAATTATTTTTCTCAGCATTAGTGAGTCTCACTTTTTTAACTATCAGTTGTGAGGATGACCTTACACCTGTTCCATTGGAGAACTTAATCGTTGTCAGGGGATATCTTTATGCGGGACAACCGGTGAATGATGTGATACTCGCTTCTACCTTGGCTTTGGATGACGAAAGTGAATCCCCACTCCCACTTGATTCTGCAGAAGTGATTTTAAAACGAGGGACGGAGTCATTTGTTCTGAAGCCAGTTTATTCTTACGATACGACCGAAACTGATACAATATTTGGCATTACTTATGCTTACCCAGATTCCGATTTAGTGGTAGCAGAAGGGGATACTTTTACATTAGAGATAAATTATGATGGCCAACAGTTAAGTGCTGAAACAATCGTCCCAGCCCAGCCGGATAGTTTCACCACAAATTTGGATACTTTATATGTTCCAAATTTCGATCGAAACCGTGACTATATTCGCTGGATTTTTGCCGATTCAAATATCGTCCGGTTGAATTGGGATAATTCTAATGACGAGTATCATTATCTGTTAATGGATAATGTAGAAGAAGACCCGCAACCACTCGAAAAAACGTTACCACCTCGATGGCGGCGGTTTATTTCGCAACCATTCATTGATACCACATATACCATGTTCGCCAGTACGATCACACATTTTGGCCGT of Candidatus Neomarinimicrobiota bacterium contains these proteins:
- a CDS encoding DUF4249 family protein, with amino-acid sequence MNNKLFFSALVSLTFLTISCEDDLTPVPLENLIVVRGYLYAGQPVNDVILASTLALDDESESPLPLDSAEVILKRGTESFVLKPVYSYDTTETDTIFGITYAYPDSDLVVAEGDTFTLEINYDGQQLSAETIVPAQPDSFTTNLDTLYVPNFDRNRDYIRWIFADSNIVRLNWDNSNDEYHYLLMDNVEEDPQPLEKTLPPRWRRFISQPFIDTTYTMFASTITHFGRHDIVLFHVQEDYVLLYQSSGQDSRDLNEPFSNINGGLGMFTAFNSDTVSIVLLPEE